In Quercus lobata isolate SW786 chromosome 12, ValleyOak3.0 Primary Assembly, whole genome shotgun sequence, a genomic segment contains:
- the LOC115970277 gene encoding uncharacterized protein LOC115970277, whose protein sequence is MAAVTALSLASDIGVQQAILEGDSLEVFKAQTDDSVPLAPFGLFIDEVKSLSSQFVKLLYSHTFREGNSLTHGLARHAIGIPDFLVWMEDVPPHLYSVVQADLRGAF, encoded by the coding sequence ATGGCGGCTGTTACAGCCCTTTCCTTGGCATCAGACATAGGAGTTCAACAAGCTATCTTAGAAGGAGACTCACTGGAAGTGTTTAAGGCTCAAACGGATGATTCGGTCCCTTTAGCTCCATTTGGTTTATTCATAGATGAGGTGAAAAGTTTATCCTCACAATTTGTTAAATTACTTTATTCCCATACATTTAGAGAAGGTAATTCTTTAACTCATGGTCTGGCTAGACATGCCATTGGCATACCAGATTTCctagtgtggatggaggatgttccaccacaTCTTTATTCTGTAGTTCAAGCCGATTTAAGAGGtgctttttaa